A stretch of the Diadema setosum chromosome 16, eeDiaSeto1, whole genome shotgun sequence genome encodes the following:
- the LOC140239758 gene encoding myogenesis-regulating glycosidase-like: protein MAKPLMVAIAVGLLTAAVVAAVLCGVLLPEDPPPPPRKYAASIAGSKIEITRYSNVTLLRGELGVTLDEEIMEKTQRKKVSNAIECQEWESEAKLEVSEEGNDDVTCHHFKWSATSTDTVLQDCYDIDDAYWYGTGAIFNQHWPLNEWDQPMRIYASANIYRDPTWYGSLVERYWVSSSGVAIRVSRSTPLYVSINHRQNGKICFRGAYPSDEDTYTSYKNPDSSPPILDYRVCTAENVRRIHEYMTNRFVKKPTGLPDVRMIRSPIWSTWARYKKFINQSIILDFAHEILDNGFNNSQLEIDDGYSYRNFGDFIFDEVKFPDPAGMIRDLHDLGFRVTLWITPFANQNTDAWIEGDGRGYWVQNADETTAEVLWWNGPRAGMLDATNPDAVDWFVSRLKQAQAEFGIDSFKFDAGETQYLGNHRTYKLLRNPCEYTTKWVQLAEQLGSQIEVRSSFENQRQPTFLRMMDKDSKWGWDNGLKTLITTALTYSVLGYSYVLPDMIGGNGYPFFGIFPDKELYIRWLQITAFLPAMQYSISPWQFPDPAVTDIARTWTSFHENVITPEVVRLAEEELIPHGKPLIRPLWWIAPDDPETFTVDSQFLVGDDMLVAPILEDKGRSRDVYLPAGQWVDETHGVTVDGGKWLESVSCELHEVLYYTRQEQ from the exons ATGGCCAAACCACTGATGGTAGCCATCGCGGTCGGATTGTTGACGGCGGCCGTTGTCGCTGCGGTGTTGTGTGGCGTCCTCCTCCCCGAAGATCCGCCACCACCGCCGCGAAAATACGCCGCGTCTATCGCGGGAAGCAAAATCGAGATAACGAGATATTCCAACGTCACGCTGCTGAGAGGGGAGCTTGGTGTCACACTCGACGAGGAGATCAT GGAGAAGACTCAGAGAAAGAAGGTCTCT AATGCTATTGAATGCCAAGAATGGGAGTCCGAAGCAAAACTGGAGGTGAGTGAGGAAGGGAATGATGACGTCACTTGTCATCATTTCAAATGGAGTGCGACCTCAACGGACACTGTCCTGCAAGACTGCTACGACATTGACGACGCTTACTGGTATGGCACTGGTGCCATCTTCAACCAGCACTGGCCCCTAAACGAATGGGACCAGCCAATGAGGATTTACGCGTCGGCGAATATCTATCGCGACCCGACATGGTACGGTTCTCTGGTTGAGCGTTACTGGGTGTCGTCGAGTGGCGTGGCGATCCGCGTTTCCCGCAGCACCCCCCTCTACGTCAGCATCAACCACAGGCAGAATGGCAAGATCTGCTTCAGAGGGGCGTACCCTTCGGACGAAGATACCTACACTTCCTACAAAAACCCGGACAGCTCGCCTCCCATTTTAGACTACAGAGTATGTACGGCCGAGAACGTCCGCCGAATCCACGAGTACATGACAAATAGATTTGTGAAGAAGCCAACAGGTCTACCGGATGTTAGAATGATTCGGTCCCCCATCTGGTCAACGTGGGCGCGCTATAAGAAGTTTATCAACCAAAGCATCATTCTAGACTTCGCACACGAGATCCTGGACAACGGATTTAACAACAGTCAGCTTGAAATTGATGACGGTTACTCGTACAGGAACTTCGGAGACTTCATCTTTGATGAGGTGAAATTCCCTGATCCAGCTGGAATGATTCGAGACCTTCACGATCTAGGCTTTCGCGTAACGCTGTGGATAACACCATTCGCCAATCAAAATACAGATGCGTGGATAGAAGGCGACGGCCGCGGTTACTGGGTGCAGAATGCAGACGAGACAACGGCTGAGGTTCTCTGGTGGAATGGTCCGCGCGCAGGAATGCTTGATGCCACGAATCCGGATGCCGTTGATTGGTTTGTCTCAAGACTGAAGCAGGCGCAGGCAGAATTCGGCATTGACTCGTTCAAATTTGACGCTGGCGAGACGCAGTACCTTGGCAACCATCGCACCTACAAGCTGCTGAGGAATCCGTGTGAATACACGACGAAGTGGGTCCAACTTGCTGAGCAGCTTGGCTCGCAAATCGAAGTCAGGTCATCCTTTGAAAATCAGCGGCAACCCACTTTCCTGCGTATGATGGACAAGGATTCGAAGTGGGGCTGGGACAACGGACTTAAAACCTTGATCACTACTGCGCTCACCTACAGCGTCCTTGGGTATTCTTACGTTCTACCCGATATGATAGGCGGTAACGGCTACCCTTTTTTCGGGATTTTCCCCGACAAAGAGCTCTACATTCGCTGGCTGCAGATCACCGCTTTCCTTCCTGCCATGCAGTACTCGATCTCTCCCTGGCAGTTTCCCGACCCGGCGGTCACCGACATTGCGCGCACCTGGACCAGTTTCCATGAGAACGTGATCACGCCCGAGGTCGTGAGGCTGGCAGaggaagaactgattccgcacGGAAAACCACTGATTCGCCCTCTGTGGTGGATCGCGCCAGATGACCCGGAAACGTTTACCGTCGACTCCCAGTTCCTCGTCGGAGACGACATGTTGGTGGCGCCCATCCTTGAAGATAAAGGGCGAAGCCGTGACGTATACCTTCCGGCTGGTCAGTGGGTTGATGAAACTCATGGGGTTACTGTCGACGGGGGAAAGTGGTTGGAAAGTGTCAGTTGCGAGCTACATGAAGTTCTTTATTACACAAGACAGGAACAGTAG